One region of Wyeomyia smithii strain HCP4-BCI-WySm-NY-G18 chromosome 3, ASM2978416v1, whole genome shotgun sequence genomic DNA includes:
- the LOC129729164 gene encoding uncharacterized protein LOC129729164, giving the protein MGNPISPTLADLVMETLLDTVIPLLTFKPPFLKKYVDDLLLALPANQLNHVLETFNSYNEHIQFTYEMENNRRLPFLDMTLIRQENQSIKTEWYMKPIASGRFLDYFSFHPLHHKINMAKNFIRRVDKLSTNLQNDDKARIIHKQLRLNNYPKALINRLISRMQENITAPQETPSENLEYTYRSIPYIPYLSNRIDKHLKNDYKHIRLAHRNIKTVKQLFTNVKDPIPHEHQSNVIYNIPCKDCSACYVGMTTNMLKTRISGHRTHYNTWDKLLQQGYNETDTQISSLKEKPALMHHSITQNHRFDFQQTKIIDRHNKPQALPFLEICHIANTENSINKRTDTEGLNTIYAGIIHSIKNINQNKTDNHDSQSTTTTTQSCTISQTHP; this is encoded by the coding sequence ATGGGGAATCCCATCTCGCCCACACTAGCAGATTTAGTAATGGAAACACTTTTGGACACAGTAATACCATTACTAACATTCAAGCCCCCATTCCtgaaaaaatatgtagatgATCTTCTACTAGCACTGCCCGCGAATCAACTAAACCATGTATTAGAGACTTTCAACAGTTACAACGAACATATTCAATtcacctacgaaatggaaaacaatAGACGACTACCGTTTCTAGACATGACACTGATAAGACAAGAAAATCAAAGCATTAAAACAGAATGGTATATGAAACCAATCGCCAGTGGCAGATTCTTAGACTACTTTTCGTTCCACCCGCTCCATCACAAAATTAACATGGCTAAAAATTTCATCAGACGAGTTGACAAGCTATCCACTAATCTACAGAACGATGATAAGGCTCGCATCATTCACAAACAATTGAGACTAAACAACTACCCGAAAGCACTAATAAACAGATTAATAAGCCGAATGCAGGAAAACATCACGGCACCGCAGGAAACACCTAGTGAAAACCTGGAATATACTTACCGTTCGATACCATACATACCATACCTGTCGAACCGAATCGACAAGCACCTTAAAAACGATTACAAACACATACGACTTGCACACCGCAACATAAAAACAGTTAAACAGTTGTTCACAAATGTTAAAGACCCCATTCCACATGAACACCAGAGCAACGTCATCTACAACATACCGTGCAAAGACTGCAGCGCCTGCTACGTGggaatgacaacaaacatgCTTAAAACTAGAATTAGTGGACACCGGACGCACTATAACACCTGGGACAAACTACTGCAACAAGGTTACAACGAAACAGATACCCAAATCAGTTCACTTAAGGAAAAACCAGCACTAATGCATCACAGTATCACACAGAATCACCGGtttgattttcaacaaacaaaaattatagaCAGACACAACAAACCACAAGCACTCCCGTTTTTAGAAATTTGCCATATTGCCAACACAGAAAATAGCATAAACAAACGCACAGACACTGAGGGACTGAACACCATATACGCTGGTATTATACACTCGATAAAGAACatcaaccaaaacaaaacagacaaCCATGACAGCCAATCCACTACCACCACAACTCAAAGCTGTACAATCTCTCAAACACACCCTTAG